A DNA window from Aestuariispira ectoiniformans contains the following coding sequences:
- the pyrF gene encoding orotidine-5'-phosphate decarboxylase, which translates to MMQPKDRILVALDTPDVAKAQHLSRQLQGHVGGVKLGLEFFNANGHDGVRAVTHGDDDATPRGAATPNQPLFLDLKFHDIPNTVAGAIRSVTPLAPKIVNVHAGGGPAMMKAALQAAEFAAEPLGITRPMVIAVTVLTSMDDDDLSAVGQQGPTEEQVVRLAKLTQDCGLDGVVCSAREIAAIRKACGPDFKLIVPGIRPEWADKGDQKRTMTPREAVDAGADYIVIGRPITQANDPVAAAKAIAESLT; encoded by the coding sequence ATGATGCAGCCAAAAGATCGAATTCTCGTTGCGCTTGATACGCCCGATGTGGCCAAGGCGCAGCATTTGTCGCGCCAGCTTCAGGGCCATGTCGGTGGCGTGAAGCTGGGTCTGGAATTCTTCAATGCCAATGGTCATGACGGCGTACGCGCGGTTACCCACGGCGACGACGATGCCACGCCACGCGGCGCGGCCACGCCGAACCAGCCGCTGTTCCTGGACCTGAAATTCCACGATATCCCGAATACGGTCGCAGGCGCCATCCGCTCTGTCACGCCGCTCGCGCCCAAAATCGTCAATGTTCACGCCGGCGGCGGCCCGGCCATGATGAAAGCCGCCCTGCAGGCAGCGGAATTCGCCGCAGAGCCCCTCGGCATCACCCGCCCGATGGTGATCGCGGTCACCGTGCTGACCAGCATGGATGACGACGATCTCTCCGCCGTCGGCCAGCAGGGCCCGACGGAAGAACAGGTGGTGCGGCTGGCGAAACTGACGCAGGACTGCGGCTTGGACGGTGTGGTCTGTTCCGCCCGCGAGATTGCTGCAATCCGCAAGGCCTGCGGCCCGGATTTCAAGCTGATCGTGCCGGGCATCCGCCCGGAATGGGCTGACAAGGGCGACCAGAAACGCACCATGACCCCGCGTGAGGCAGTCGATGCCGGTGCGGATTATATCGTCATCGGACGCCCGATCACCCAGGCCAATGATCCGGTCGCCGCCGCCAAGGCAATTGCGGAAAGCCTGACCTGA
- a CDS encoding GNAT family N-acetyltransferase codes for MTNDYVVRAFDPADTDRLLEIWLAASKIGHPFLGDAVLRDQMKLVRDIYLPQAETWVACKTHRAIGFIGLLDNFIGGLFVDPSFHGHGIAKTLINAASSRYPSLDVDVYEDNPIAPTVYQRLGFREISRRLTDDDGRPHPLIRMRLSP; via the coding sequence ATGACAAATGACTATGTAGTCCGCGCCTTTGATCCCGCCGATACAGACCGCCTGTTGGAAATCTGGCTGGCCGCCTCTAAAATCGGCCATCCCTTTCTGGGTGACGCCGTGCTGCGGGATCAGATGAAGCTGGTCCGCGATATATACCTGCCCCAGGCGGAAACCTGGGTCGCCTGCAAAACCCATAGGGCGATCGGCTTCATCGGTCTTCTGGATAATTTTATCGGGGGACTGTTCGTCGACCCATCGTTTCACGGTCATGGCATCGCCAAAACCCTGATCAACGCCGCCAGCAGCCGTTACCCATCACTGGACGTTGACGTCTATGAAGACAATCCTATTGCCCCCACCGTATACCAACGGCTGGGTTTTCGTGAAATCTCCAGGCGGCTGACAGACGACGACGGGAGACCCCACCCGCTGATCCGGATGCGCCTGTCCCCTTGA
- a CDS encoding universal stress protein, whose amino-acid sequence MIKSILVPTDGSKHADKALELAGDIASKYGAAVHVLNVYGHRDEAQLRHLAESEHLADVDISSPGGALVTMPISVYEDMRRAENRGAMGVVYEKIGGVITNHAETVLKEHGVSKVDHEITNGDPAEQIVEHAAKYKADMIIMGSRGLSDLKGLLMGSVSHKVSNSAPCTVVVVK is encoded by the coding sequence ATGATCAAATCAATCCTTGTACCCACAGACGGTTCCAAACATGCCGACAAGGCGTTGGAACTGGCAGGGGACATTGCCTCCAAATATGGCGCGGCGGTTCATGTGTTGAATGTTTACGGGCACCGCGACGAGGCGCAGTTGCGCCATCTGGCGGAATCCGAACATCTGGCCGATGTTGATATCTCAAGCCCCGGCGGCGCATTGGTGACCATGCCGATCTCGGTCTATGAGGATATGCGACGGGCGGAAAATCGCGGAGCCATGGGCGTGGTCTACGAAAAAATTGGCGGTGTCATTACAAACCACGCGGAAACCGTGCTGAAGGAACACGGCGTTTCCAAGGTCGATCACGAAATCACCAATGGCGACCCGGCAGAGCAGATCGTCGAGCATGCCGCGAAATACAAGGCCGACATGATCATCATGGGCAGCCGGGGGCTGAGTGACCTGAAAGGCCTGCTCATGGGCAGCGTCTCCCACAAGGTGAGCAATTCCGCGCCCTGTACGGTTGTTGTGGTGAAATAG
- a CDS encoding phosphoribosylanthranilate isomerase, translated as MTTAAKICGITTPDALDAAVKAGAAHVGFVFFPPSPRSITTEEAAILAARLPVDVNAVGLFVDPDDGLIDRVLEAVPLDIIQLHGKESPERVAAIKARTGRAVMKAVHIREAEDLEQVPAYEEVSDWILFDAKPPKDAKLPGGNAVAFDWTLLENQRWRRPWMLAGGLTPDNVVTAIRLTGAPCVDTSSGVEDAPGQKSPHKIQLFLEKVKSI; from the coding sequence ATGACGACAGCTGCGAAAATCTGTGGGATCACCACACCGGATGCGTTGGACGCGGCCGTGAAAGCCGGGGCCGCGCATGTGGGTTTTGTCTTTTTCCCGCCCAGCCCGCGCAGCATCACGACCGAAGAGGCCGCCATTCTGGCCGCGCGCCTGCCGGTGGACGTGAATGCCGTCGGTCTGTTTGTGGACCCGGATGATGGTCTGATCGACCGGGTGCTCGAGGCGGTTCCCCTCGACATTATCCAGTTGCATGGCAAGGAAAGCCCGGAACGGGTCGCGGCAATCAAGGCGCGCACCGGACGGGCCGTGATGAAGGCGGTTCATATCCGCGAGGCTGAAGACCTGGAACAGGTCCCGGCCTATGAAGAGGTTTCCGACTGGATTCTGTTCGATGCAAAACCGCCAAAGGACGCAAAGCTGCCCGGCGGCAATGCGGTCGCCTTTGACTGGACCCTGCTTGAAAATCAACGATGGCGTCGCCCCTGGATGTTGGCAGGCGGCCTCACCCCGGACAATGTCGTTACTGCCATAAGACTGACCGGCGCACCCTGCGTCGACACCTCGTCCGGCGTGGAAGACGCACCGGGGCAGAAAAGCCCCCATAAAATCCAGCTCTTCCTCGAAAAGGTAAAAAGCATCTGA
- the trpB gene encoding tryptophan synthase subunit beta, whose translation MSQVNSYRTGPDEGGHFGIFGGRFVAETLMPLILDVEKAYNDAKNDPGFDQEFRSYLKQYAGRPNPLYFAERLTEHFGGAKVYLKREELNHTGSHKINNVLGQILLARRMGKKRIIAETGAGQHGVAVATVCALFDLPCKIYMGKTDVERQAPNVFRMKLLGAEVEAVTSGSMTLKDAMNEGLRDWVANVEDTFYIIGTVAGPHPYPEMVRDFQCVIGDETKTQIMEAEGRLPDVVTACIGGGSNAMGLFHPFLDDKSVRIIGVEAAGSGIETGEHAASLTGGRPGVLHGNRTYLLQDDDGQITEAHSISAGLDYPGIGPEHSWLKDIGRAEYVSATDAEALEAFQLCSKKEGIIPALESSHALAYVAKLAPSMKKDDIIVACLSGRGDKDVSTVAAHLGVEL comes from the coding sequence ATGAGCCAAGTAAACAGCTATCGTACCGGCCCGGATGAAGGGGGTCATTTCGGTATCTTCGGCGGCCGCTTTGTGGCCGAAACCCTGATGCCGCTGATCCTGGATGTGGAAAAGGCCTATAACGACGCCAAGAACGATCCCGGCTTCGACCAGGAATTCCGCAGCTATCTGAAGCAATATGCCGGTCGCCCCAATCCGCTTTATTTCGCCGAACGCCTGACCGAACATTTTGGCGGCGCGAAAGTCTATCTGAAGCGTGAAGAGCTGAACCACACCGGCAGCCACAAGATCAACAACGTGCTGGGCCAGATCCTGCTGGCGCGGCGCATGGGCAAGAAACGCATCATTGCCGAAACCGGCGCAGGACAGCACGGCGTGGCGGTTGCCACCGTCTGTGCGCTGTTCGACCTGCCCTGCAAGATCTACATGGGCAAGACCGATGTGGAACGCCAGGCCCCCAACGTCTTCCGTATGAAGCTGCTGGGTGCGGAGGTTGAAGCCGTCACCTCTGGGTCCATGACGCTCAAGGACGCGATGAACGAAGGCCTGCGCGACTGGGTCGCCAATGTGGAAGACACTTTCTACATCATCGGCACCGTCGCAGGCCCGCATCCCTATCCGGAAATGGTCCGCGATTTCCAATGCGTGATCGGCGACGAGACCAAGACGCAGATCATGGAGGCCGAAGGCCGTCTGCCGGATGTGGTCACCGCCTGCATTGGCGGCGGGTCCAACGCCATGGGCCTGTTCCATCCCTTCCTGGACGACAAATCGGTACGCATCATCGGGGTAGAGGCCGCTGGCAGCGGCATTGAAACCGGCGAACACGCCGCCTCGCTGACCGGCGGGCGTCCGGGCGTGCTGCACGGAAACCGCACCTATCTGCTGCAGGATGACGACGGCCAGATCACCGAGGCCCATTCCATTTCCGCCGGTCTCGACTATCCCGGCATCGGGCCCGAACATTCGTGGCTAAAGGATATCGGGCGGGCGGAATATGTCTCCGCCACCGACGCAGAGGCCCTGGAAGCCTTCCAGCTTTGCTCCAAGAAAGAGGGCATTATTCCGGCCCTGGAATCCAGCCATGCACTGGCCTATGTCGCCAAGCTGGCGCCGAGCATGAAAAAAGACGACATCATCGTCGCCTGCCTGTCGGGTCGTGGTGACAAGGACGTCTCAACGGTTGCCGCACATCTGGGGGTGGAACTATGA
- the trpA gene encoding tryptophan synthase subunit alpha has translation MTAQSFAPDSGRIKARFDALKKEGRSGLVTFITAGDPNYDTGLEILKGLPKAGADLIEIGMPFTDPMADGPAIQAAGLRALAGGQTLARTLDMVGEFRADNQDTPVILMGYYNPIYSYGVERFLKEARDAGVDGLIVVDLPPEEDAELCIPSAKAGVNFIRLTTPTTVGERLPVVLNEYTSGFVYYVSILGITGTKSATDAQINEAMSRLRAHTDLPIAVGFGIKTPDHAKAVADVADAAVVGSAIVDKIKENLDENGQATPGLVDAVLSYVSDLAQGVRG, from the coding sequence ATGACCGCACAATCCTTCGCGCCCGACAGCGGCCGTATCAAAGCCCGTTTCGACGCCCTGAAAAAGGAAGGTCGTAGCGGTCTCGTGACCTTCATCACCGCCGGTGACCCCAACTACGACACCGGCCTGGAAATCCTGAAAGGCCTGCCGAAGGCGGGTGCCGACCTGATTGAAATCGGCATGCCCTTCACCGATCCGATGGCCGACGGCCCCGCGATCCAGGCAGCCGGTCTTCGTGCGCTGGCAGGCGGCCAGACGCTGGCCAGGACACTGGACATGGTGGGCGAGTTCCGCGCGGACAATCAGGATACGCCGGTCATCCTGATGGGCTATTACAACCCGATCTATTCCTATGGCGTCGAACGCTTCCTGAAGGAAGCCCGCGATGCCGGTGTGGACGGCCTGATTGTGGTCGACCTGCCGCCGGAAGAGGATGCGGAATTGTGCATTCCCTCCGCCAAGGCCGGGGTCAACTTCATTCGCCTGACCACACCGACGACAGTGGGCGAACGCCTGCCGGTGGTTCTGAACGAATATACCTCCGGCTTTGTCTATTATGTTTCGATCCTGGGGATCACCGGCACGAAATCCGCAACGGATGCGCAGATCAACGAGGCCATGAGCCGCCTGCGCGCCCATACGGATTTGCCGATCGCGGTCGGTTTCGGCATCAAGACGCCGGACCATGCCAAGGCGGTTGCCGATGTCGCGGATGCCGCCGTTGTCGGTTCCGCCATTGTCGACAAAATCAAAGAAAACCTTGATGAAAACGGCCAGGCGACGCCCGGCCTTGTGGATGCGGTCCTAAGCTATGTTTCGGACCTGGCGCAAGGTGTGCGCGGCTGA
- the accD gene encoding acetyl-CoA carboxylase, carboxyltransferase subunit beta yields the protein MNWLTNFVRPRIKALVASKPDIPDDMWHKCGGCGQMIFYRDLKANWHVCTHCNHHMRLPVNDRLEMLFDDGAYNRIELPKVQQDPLKFRDRKRYTDRLKEARHLTDEQDAIIVAHGKLTGENVVVAAFNFDFMAGSMGTAVGEGIVAAAHLAVVQNAPLIVIPASGGARMQESILSLMQMPRTTIAIQELKEAGLPYIVLLSDPTTGGVTASFAMLGDIHLAEPGCMIGFAGRRVIEQTVREVLPEGFQTAEYLLDHGMVDMVVPRGELKQTLGTLVDLIMNKKASGEVVPLNKEAVAEQLDIPEPEQGEEEEVVTPPIPDDPKPRPVKKED from the coding sequence ATGAACTGGCTCACCAATTTCGTACGCCCGCGCATCAAGGCGCTGGTCGCTTCCAAGCCGGATATCCCCGATGATATGTGGCATAAATGCGGTGGCTGCGGGCAGATGATTTTCTATCGCGACCTGAAGGCCAACTGGCATGTCTGCACCCATTGCAATCATCACATGCGCCTGCCTGTCAACGATCGCCTGGAAATGCTGTTCGACGACGGTGCCTATAACCGTATCGAGCTGCCGAAGGTACAGCAGGACCCGCTCAAGTTCCGGGACCGCAAGCGTTACACGGACCGCCTGAAGGAAGCCCGTCACCTGACCGACGAGCAGGACGCCATCATTGTCGCCCATGGCAAGCTGACCGGCGAGAATGTTGTGGTTGCGGCCTTCAACTTTGACTTCATGGCAGGGTCCATGGGCACCGCCGTGGGCGAGGGCATTGTCGCCGCCGCCCATCTGGCTGTGGTCCAGAATGCACCGCTGATCGTCATCCCGGCCTCCGGCGGGGCGCGGATGCAGGAAAGCATCCTGTCGCTGATGCAGATGCCGCGCACCACCATCGCCATCCAGGAACTGAAGGAAGCGGGCCTGCCCTATATCGTGCTGCTGTCCGACCCGACCACCGGGGGTGTCACCGCCAGCTTTGCCATGCTGGGCGACATTCATCTGGCCGAACCGGGCTGCATGATCGGCTTCGCCGGTCGCCGCGTGATCGAACAGACCGTGCGCGAGGTCCTGCCGGAAGGTTTCCAGACGGCGGAATACCTGCTGGACCATGGCATGGTCGATATGGTGGTGCCGCGCGGCGAGCTGAAACAGACGCTGGGCACGCTCGTCGACCTGATCATGAACAAGAAGGCATCCGGCGAAGTCGTACCCTTGAACAAGGAAGCCGTCGCCGAACAGTTGGACATTCCGGAACCGGAACAAGGTGAAGAGGAAGAGGTGGTCACCCCGCCGATCCCCGACGATCCCAAGCCGCGTCCGGTTAAAAAAGAAGACTGA
- a CDS encoding bifunctional folylpolyglutamate synthase/dihydrofolate synthase — translation MVTRRSDAILARLMQLHPKVIDLSLGRTLELLEKLGRPQDKLPPVVHVAGTNGKGSTIAYLRCMLEEAGYRVHVYTSPHLVTFAERIRLAGEQISEAALSALLEDCEKVNGGEPITFFEITTCAAMKAFADTPGDIVLLETGLGGRLDSTNVVESPACTILTPISMDHTQFLGDTLEAITREKAAIQKADVPSVVGPQPDSAMEVIEERAREVNAPLARAGAEWSITETENGLRFTSVPVTLDLPKPGLPGRHQTPNAGAAVAAALELRDQGFEISDEHIRAGIANATWPARLQRLTTGPIVDAMGETSEVWLDGGHNAAAGEALADMAQTWSDKPLYIIFGMLNTKAAGDFLRPLAPHVTQAWSIAIPGEENSLTAGESEAFAKGQGIDCTAMETVEDALSQIPKDKPARLLICGSLYLAGVILSENG, via the coding sequence ATGGTGACCCGCCGCAGTGACGCCATCCTGGCGCGGTTGATGCAGTTGCACCCCAAGGTGATCGACCTGTCCCTGGGGCGCACGCTGGAGCTTTTGGAAAAACTGGGCCGTCCGCAGGACAAGCTGCCACCCGTGGTGCATGTCGCCGGGACCAACGGCAAAGGATCGACCATTGCCTATCTGCGCTGCATGCTGGAAGAGGCGGGTTATCGGGTCCATGTCTATACCTCACCGCATCTGGTGACCTTTGCCGAACGCATCCGTCTGGCGGGGGAACAGATCTCCGAAGCGGCGTTGAGCGCACTGCTCGAAGACTGCGAGAAGGTCAATGGCGGTGAGCCGATCACCTTCTTTGAAATCACCACCTGCGCGGCAATGAAGGCCTTTGCGGATACGCCGGGCGATATCGTGTTGCTGGAAACCGGACTGGGCGGGCGGCTTGACAGCACAAATGTGGTGGAAAGCCCGGCCTGCACCATCCTGACGCCGATTTCGATGGACCACACCCAGTTCCTGGGCGACACGCTGGAGGCGATCACCCGTGAAAAGGCCGCCATCCAGAAGGCGGATGTGCCCTCCGTGGTCGGTCCACAGCCGGACAGCGCCATGGAAGTGATCGAGGAACGCGCCCGCGAGGTAAACGCGCCGCTGGCCCGCGCCGGGGCCGAATGGTCGATCACCGAAACGGAGAACGGCCTGCGCTTCACCAGCGTGCCGGTCACGCTGGACCTGCCGAAACCGGGCCTGCCGGGACGCCACCAGACCCCCAATGCGGGGGCGGCGGTCGCCGCGGCGCTGGAACTGCGCGACCAGGGGTTCGAGATTTCCGACGAACACATCCGGGCCGGGATCGCCAATGCAACCTGGCCCGCGCGCCTGCAACGCCTGACCACCGGCCCGATCGTGGACGCCATGGGCGAGACTTCCGAAGTCTGGCTGGACGGCGGCCATAATGCCGCGGCCGGCGAGGCCCTGGCCGACATGGCACAGACCTGGTCTGACAAGCCGCTCTACATCATATTCGGCATGCTTAATACCAAGGCGGCCGGTGACTTCCTGCGCCCTTTGGCACCCCATGTCACGCAGGCCTGGTCCATCGCCATTCCGGGTGAGGAAAACAGCCTGACAGCCGGTGAATCCGAAGCCTTCGCCAAAGGGCAGGGCATCGACTGCACGGCGATGGAGACGGTCGAAGACGCCCTGTCACAGATCCCCAAGGACAAGCCCGCGCGGCTTTTGATCTGCGGCTCGCTGTATCTTGCCGGTGTGATCCTGTCCGAGAACGGCTAG
- the murJ gene encoding murein biosynthesis integral membrane protein MurJ, with protein MSLLRSVATIGGWTMMSRVLGFIRDVLIANVVGAGMVADAFFIAFKFPNLFRRLFGEGAMNAAFVPLYAGRLETDGKQAARAFGGEVAAVLTFGMLLLTVVSLAGMPWLMRVVAPGFVADTEKFALTVALAQITFPYLLFMVLCAQFSGMLNSTGRFAAAAAAPVLLNIVMITVLVLVSSGILQMPGHAMASGVAIAGAVQFLFLAYACHKAGIMVRLPRPRMTAGVKRLLMLMGPGVLGAGVVQINVMMGDILASLLPEGSVSYLYYADRVNQLPLGVVGVAVGVALLPLLTRQLRAGQGEQALHSMNRALEISLVLTLPAAIALIAMPWPIINVLFQRGAFTAETTLATSGALQAFAIGLPAYVLIKALSPGFFAREDTKTPVKVASVNVVLNIALAFGLMQVLAHVGIALATAITAWVNVFVLAVILYRRGHFRLDARMKRVLPRLIVSAVIMGALLAYAAMELQPVMTGMLFPLRAAILGGLVGGGAIVYFGLAHVTGAAKLGELKGRLRRQRG; from the coding sequence ATGAGTTTGCTGCGTTCGGTGGCCACCATTGGCGGGTGGACCATGATGAGCCGTGTTCTGGGCTTCATCCGGGATGTGTTGATCGCCAATGTGGTGGGCGCAGGCATGGTGGCCGACGCCTTTTTCATTGCCTTCAAATTCCCGAACCTGTTCCGCCGTCTCTTTGGCGAAGGCGCGATGAATGCGGCTTTCGTGCCGCTCTACGCCGGTCGTCTGGAAACGGATGGCAAACAGGCCGCCCGCGCCTTCGGGGGTGAGGTGGCTGCGGTCCTGACCTTTGGCATGCTGTTGCTCACCGTGGTGTCCCTCGCGGGAATGCCCTGGCTGATGCGGGTGGTGGCCCCCGGCTTTGTGGCGGATACGGAGAAATTCGCCCTGACCGTGGCGCTCGCCCAGATTACCTTTCCCTATCTGCTGTTCATGGTGTTGTGCGCGCAATTCTCAGGAATGCTGAACTCGACCGGTCGATTTGCCGCCGCCGCGGCTGCACCGGTCCTGCTGAATATTGTGATGATTACCGTTCTGGTCCTGGTCAGCAGCGGTATCCTGCAGATGCCCGGCCATGCCATGGCAAGCGGCGTGGCGATTGCGGGTGCCGTGCAATTCCTCTTCCTGGCCTATGCCTGTCACAAGGCGGGTATCATGGTGCGGTTGCCGCGCCCGCGGATGACTGCGGGGGTAAAGCGTCTGCTGATGCTGATGGGGCCGGGTGTCCTGGGGGCCGGGGTCGTGCAGATCAATGTGATGATGGGGGATATCCTGGCGTCCCTGCTGCCCGAGGGCTCCGTCTCCTACCTCTATTATGCGGACCGCGTGAACCAGTTGCCCCTGGGTGTGGTCGGTGTTGCCGTCGGGGTGGCGCTGTTGCCGCTGCTGACCCGCCAGTTGCGCGCCGGTCAGGGGGAACAGGCCCTGCATTCCATGAACCGCGCGCTGGAAATCTCCCTTGTCCTGACCCTGCCTGCGGCGATTGCCCTGATCGCCATGCCCTGGCCGATCATCAATGTCCTGTTTCAGCGCGGCGCTTTCACGGCAGAGACGACGCTTGCCACATCCGGCGCGCTGCAGGCCTTTGCCATCGGCCTGCCCGCCTATGTTCTGATCAAGGCGCTCAGTCCCGGTTTCTTTGCCCGTGAGGATACCAAAACCCCGGTGAAGGTTGCGTCCGTCAATGTGGTGCTGAATATCGCATTGGCCTTCGGGCTGATGCAGGTCCTCGCCCATGTGGGCATCGCGCTGGCGACTGCGATCACCGCCTGGGTTAATGTCTTCGTCCTGGCGGTGATCCTCTATCGGCGCGGCCATTTCCGTCTGGACGCGCGGATGAAACGCGTCCTGCCCCGCCTGATCGTCAGTGCGGTGATCATGGGCGCCCTGCTGGCCTATGCGGCCATGGAACTGCAACCGGTCATGACCGGCATGCTGTTTCCCCTGCGCGCCGCCATTCTGGGTGGACTGGTCGGCGGGGGTGCCATCGTCTATTTCGGTCTGGCCCATGTGACGGGTGCGGCGAAACTGGGCGAATTGAAAGGGCGGTTGAGGCGTCAGCGGGGTTGA
- a CDS encoding EI24 domain-containing protein, with product MISALTKALGQMGDPKLQAVFWKGVIGSIVAFILLYAVLWGLLSQVAWTELPFYIGDFFAWMGDSFDVFGGVFFGGTILIATYFLFPAVMIAVVGIFLDDVCEAVEDKHYPHLGKARKITIVDSLWNALKFVGVMALVNIVAAPFYILTFWVIGLGLVLYYLINGYLIGREYYELVAFRRMSPKNAHRLRRAHRGQIMLAGAAVAFAMTIPIVNILTPIIAAAMMDHLFMRLPRRAEFMDAEPVSDLAKS from the coding sequence ATGATTTCCGCATTGACCAAAGCCCTCGGCCAGATGGGGGATCCCAAACTGCAGGCGGTCTTCTGGAAAGGTGTCATCGGGTCGATCGTTGCCTTCATCCTGCTTTATGCCGTGCTCTGGGGCCTGCTGAGCCAGGTGGCCTGGACCGAACTGCCCTTCTACATCGGCGATTTCTTTGCCTGGATGGGCGACAGTTTCGATGTTTTCGGCGGTGTTTTCTTCGGTGGAACGATCCTGATCGCCACCTATTTCCTCTTCCCCGCCGTGATGATCGCGGTCGTCGGCATCTTTCTGGACGATGTCTGCGAGGCGGTTGAGGACAAACACTATCCGCATCTCGGCAAGGCCCGCAAAATCACCATTGTCGACAGCCTGTGGAACGCGTTGAAATTCGTCGGTGTCATGGCGCTGGTCAACATTGTCGCCGCGCCCTTTTACATCCTCACTTTCTGGGTCATCGGACTGGGTCTGGTCCTTTACTACCTGATCAACGGCTATCTGATCGGCCGGGAATATTACGAACTGGTCGCCTTCCGCCGGATGTCGCCGAAAAACGCCCACAGATTGCGCCGTGCCCATCGCGGACAGATCATGCTGGCGGGGGCCGCGGTTGCTTTCGCCATGACCATCCCCATCGTCAACATCCTGACGCCGATCATCGCCGCCGCCATGATGGACCATCTGTTCATGCGCCTGCCGCGCCGCGCCGAATTCATGGATGCGGAACCGGTAAGCGACCTGGCGAAGTCCTGA
- the speD gene encoding adenosylmethionine decarboxylase — protein MPQDMSLIQLGTATGREQPSTNQTEENTTVIEFHPTNDQGDDRLDHFIEQDGVHYAGNHLIIDLWDASRLDEIDHIENTFRECIEEAGATLLHMHFHHFTPNGGVSGVAVLAESHISIHTWPECGYAALDIFMCGDAKPHKAIPVLKRAFGPKSVQLGDHKRGMMG, from the coding sequence ATGCCGCAAGACATGTCTCTCATCCAACTGGGGACGGCAACCGGGCGCGAGCAACCGAGCACCAACCAGACGGAAGAGAATACAACCGTAATCGAATTTCATCCTACAAACGATCAGGGCGACGACCGTCTGGATCATTTTATTGAACAGGACGGCGTGCATTACGCAGGCAATCACCTGATCATTGATTTGTGGGATGCTTCCCGATTGGACGAAATCGACCATATCGAGAATACCTTCCGTGAGTGCATCGAAGAGGCGGGTGCAACGCTTCTGCATATGCATTTTCATCACTTCACCCCGAATGGGGGCGTCTCCGGCGTGGCTGTTCTGGCGGAAAGCCATATCAGCATCCACACCTGGCCGGAATGCGGTTATGCCGCGCTGGACATTTTCATGTGCGGCGACGCCAAGCCTCATAAGGCGATCCCGGTCCTGAAGCGTGCCTTCGGACCGAAATCGGTCCAGTTGGGCGACCATAAACGGGGCATGATGGGCTAA
- the speE gene encoding polyamine aminopropyltransferase, with protein MENPEYFDEVLHGDYGQRLKVERVLYRDKTEHQDLIIFENARFGRVMALDGIVQTTEGDEHIYHEMMAHVPILAHGQASRVLIVGGGDGGMAREVLKHKSVEELTMVEIDGGVVDFCREYLPNHNAGAFDDPRFNLVITDGCKFVKETDKRFDVIIIDSTDPIGPGAVLFTEEFYADCKSCLTENGILVTQNGVPAVQGFEVTNSWERMGPHYKDVAFYLATVPTYQGGPMAFGWATDDVTARLLPVAEIEKRFQEADFETRYYTPAVHVAAFALPRYVSDLLV; from the coding sequence ATGGAAAATCCGGAATACTTTGATGAGGTGCTGCACGGTGATTACGGGCAGCGCCTGAAGGTCGAACGCGTGCTTTATCGCGACAAGACCGAGCATCAGGACCTGATTATCTTCGAAAATGCCCGCTTTGGCCGGGTCATGGCGCTGGACGGGATCGTCCAGACCACCGAAGGCGACGAGCATATCTATCACGAGATGATGGCGCATGTGCCGATCCTGGCCCATGGGCAGGCGTCTCGTGTGCTGATTGTCGGCGGCGGCGATGGCGGCATGGCCCGCGAAGTGTTGAAGCATAAATCCGTCGAAGAACTGACCATGGTCGAAATCGACGGCGGCGTTGTGGATTTCTGCCGGGAATACCTGCCGAACCACAATGCGGGGGCCTTTGACGACCCGCGGTTCAACCTGGTGATCACCGATGGCTGCAAATTCGTCAAGGAAACGGACAAGCGTTTCGACGTGATCATCATCGACAGCACCGACCCCATCGGTCCGGGCGCGGTCCTGTTCACCGAAGAATTCTATGCCGATTGCAAATCCTGCCTGACGGAAAACGGCATTCTCGTCACCCAGAACGGCGTTCCGGCCGTCCAGGGCTTTGAGGTGACCAATAGCTGGGAGCGGATGGGCCCGCATTACAAGGATGTGGCCTTTTACCTGGCAACTGTTCCGACCTATCAGGGCGGCCCGATGGCCTTCGGCTGGGCGACGGATGATGTGACGGCGCGTCTGTTGCCGGTTGCGGAAATCGAAAAACGCTTCCAGGAGGCCGATTTCGAAACCCGTTATTACACACCGGCGGTGCATGTGGCGGCATTCGCGCTACCCAGATATGTAAGCGATCTGCTGGTCTAA